TGAGTGAAAACAGGAAGGTGTAGGTTATGTCGCCATAGTTTATATATAGTTCCGGACCGGGTCTCATACCCTGGAGCATCAATGCACCCAGTAAAATGGCTGCCGGGGCCGCTCCCGGTATGCCCAGTGTCATTAACGGTACTAGTGAGCCGCCCACTTCTGCGTTGTTGGCTGCTTCTGAGGCTGCTACTCCGTCAATGTTGCCTTTGCCAAATTCTTTGGGCTTTTTGGACCAGCGGACTGCTTCGTTGTAAGATACCAGGCCGGCAATATTGCCACCGGCACCGGGAACTATGCCTACAAAGGCTCCGATTACAGCTGATCTTAAAAGTAATATTGGTTTTTTAATTAAATCTGAAATTATTCCTTTGGCTATACCTTTTTGTGGTTTGTAGTTGATGCTGTCATGCTGGCTAAATTTCTTTTCTATCATGCTTAAGACTTCGGGAATACAGAAAAATCCTATTAATACTACAATCAATGATAAGCCGGCCTGCAGTTGGTAAAGGCCAAAGGTGAAGCGCATTTCTCCGCCCAGGGGAGCTATACCGATTTGACTTAGTAAAAGACCTATCCCCCCACCTATCAAGCCTTTTAACATTGAACCGGAGGCTAAGGTGGCAATAATGGTCAGCCCGAAGATGGATAGCCAGAAGTATTCCGGCGGGCCGAATTTTAATGCAATTGATGCTAGAGGCGGGGATAGCAGCAGGAGTACAACTGCTCCGATCACACCTCCCACAGCGGAGCTGAAGGCCGCGGTTACCAGGGCATGCTCTGCTTTTCCCTTTTTAGTTAACGGGAATCCGTCAAAGGTGGTGGCAATGGCTGATGGTGTCCCCGGTGTGTTGACCAGGATGGCTGCAATGCAGCCGCCATATATTGCTCCTACGTAAATGCCGCCCAAGGTCATTAGTGCCGGTACTGCGTCCATGGTGAAGGTAAAGGGTACTAAAAGGGCCATGGCCATGGTGGCGGTTAACCCGGGTAAGGCACCTACTATTATTCCAAAGCCTACACCTATTGCCATGATTAAAAAGTTGGTTGGTTGAGCTATATTGCTGAGTGCTGCTATAAAGTCGGCTGGCATGGCAAGTCTCCTTTCCAGGATACATGGTGGTTCCCGGGAGACTTAGCCCGGGAACCTTTAATGTTATTTTTTATTTTGCCTCTGCTTGTACTTTTTCTAATATTGCACTGTACTTGTCTTTCATTTCATTTATATATTGCTTCGATTCTTCTGCACCCATGGCCAGTGGCAGGAAGCCTTCTTCTTTCATTTGGGCGCGGATTTCTTCATCTTTGGCAATTTCTAAAAATGCTTTTTCCAGTTTTTCTATGATTCTCTTGTCTGTTTCCGGCGGAACTGCAACACCGCGGTCAATACTAGCTGTCATGTCTATATCTTGTTCCATAAAGGTTTTTACATCCGGCAGGGACTCAAATCTTTCTTTGGAACCAATGGCCAGTATCTTCATGTTTTCTTCTTGCTGCACAAGGTCGTTGGAGTTGGCCAGCAGTGCGTCTACGTGCCCGCCTAAAAAGCTCTGCAAGGACGGTGCCGCTCCCTGGGAGGGTACGTATTGGAATTCAGCACCGGTTTTGTCTTGCAGCTGCATTAAGGTGATGTGGTGTCCGGAATAGGTGCCGGAACCACCTACTATGATTTGACCGGGCTTGGCCTTGGCTGCCTCAATAAATTCATCCAGTGTGTTATAGGGTGAGTCCGGCTGTACTGCCAAGCCGATGGGTGTTCCCTGAAATAGTGCCACCGGGTTTACCTGGTCTGTTTCGTAGCCGGCATTTTCTCTGGCCAGCGGCTGCAGTATAATGTGTGGTATATTCATCCCGGTCAGGTAATAGCCGTCGGGATCTTTCCTTACCAGCTCTGACCAGCCTACTGCTCCGCCACCACCGGGTTTGTTTTCGATTACTACATTGACTCCCAGCTTTTCTTCCAGTGGTTTTTGCTGCCTGCGGGCTTCTAGGTCTGACTGACCGCCTGGATTAAACGGCACTACATATTTTATTGTCTTGGTGGGGTAGTTAAATTCACCTTCTCCTTCTTCCCCATTTTGTGCGCATCCCACTATAACTGATATTGCCAATATTAATACTAAAACCAATGGGCAAAATCGTTTCAAGGATACCCCCCCTAGTGTATAAATCTAAGATACTTAAAGTGTTCTATTTCACTAGTCATCAATATTAACTCATATACATAGATGGTTGTCCACCTGAACTTAATTCCATGAAAAATACTTCATTTATTTACATTGAATTCCTAAGCGCTGGGATACAATTTAGTCATGATGAACTCTTTATGCCCAAGAATCTCCGCACTCATCATACGGCCGTTACATGCCCTTAACATCATATCCATCAATTTATCTCCCGCGCCCTCTAAATCCATTTCACGGCGCAATAAACCGGTAAGGTCTACATCGATATGTTCGGACATGGTGGCGACTGTAATTGGATTGGCACACAATTTAACCACCGGGAGTACCGGGTTACCTACAATATTTCCTTGCCCGGTGGGGAATAAATGCACCACCGCTCCTCCTGCGGCACACAGTGTAACCATTTCTGCCGCGGCAGAAGATGAATTCATAAAATGCAGCCCCGTGCCTTTGGGTGCCTCTGCCTCTTTTAGGGCACTTTTTACCATCGCTTTTCTGCCTATTTTTTGGATATTGCCTAACGCTTTTTCTTCAATAGTAGTTAAACCACCGGCAATATTACCCTGTGTTGGCTGGGATCCTAAAAGGTCAACTCCTTGACCCTCAATCAGTTTCATGTAATCAGTATGCATTTTCAAAAATGCTTCTTTTACTTCCGGAGTAGCACATCTTTCAGCAACAATGTCTTCTCCACCTGTTATCTCTGAGGTTTCACCAAAGATTGCCGTACCACCCCATTCCACTACCCGGTCAACCACTACACCTACAGTGGGATTTGACGCTAAGCCGGAAGTTGTATCCGACTCACCACATTTAACACTAACAGTGAGCTCCGAACCCCTGCATTCCACACGCTTTAGCTCGGTAGCATACTGCACGAATTCATGAGCCTTGCGTGCAGCTGTTTCAATTGTTTTATACTGGCCATTACGCTCAATGGCAAAACCAGCTACCGGCTTCCCGGTCTTAGCTATTCCATCCACTATTTTGTTTGTCCAATTAGGCTCAATACCTATAACTACACAAGCAGCAATGTTTGGATTGCACCCGGTTCCAATCATGGTACGGAAAAATAGGTCTAAATCTTCACCAAACTGCAAACGCCCATATGCGTGGGGCAAAGGTAATGTGCCTTGCACTATGCTGGCAACACCCTCAACAGCAGCGTTTGAAATGTCATCTAAAGCTAAAATTGCCACATGGTTCCTTACTCCTACACGCCCATTTTCACGCTTATAACCGTAAAATATTGGTTCAGTCATTTTTACCACCTCAATGTCCTAAGATTGTGGGTATGCATATGCTCTCCTTTTTTGACAGCTTGGCTGGCTTTGCCGATTACCACGTTATATTTCAATACTTTGGCACCTTGATCAAGATCATAAAGAGCAATCTTATGACCTAAAGGGATATCATTTTGCGACTTTACGGTAACCGTTGAATTATCTTCCATCACCCAGCCACTAACATCTTCACCGGCTTTGATATCTGTAACGGCCACCCCCACGTGATCTTGTTTATCGTGGACAAAAAAATTCGTTTGCGCCATATATTATTGGCCTCCTCTCGAATATTTTTCTACAAATAATATTATTATGTTACAATTCAACCTTTATTCATAAGCACCATGGTATTTTATTCCTAAATAAATTCCCTAACTTCTCCGTATAGTAATTCGTATCAGAGAAAAACTTGTTTAAAGATATATAAATTATAAGGAGGAAGTAATCCTGATGAAAACAAAGCAAAAGGATAAACAAACCCTTTTGAAAAAACCCCAACAGATAAAACAAGAGATGGAGGCCGGGGCAGAATTAAGTCCTGCCCCGGTTCAGGATGCCGTTCAAAGCATGAAAACAAAACCCCGTGTGCAAAAAGCGAAACCGGAAGGTCCTACACAGAATTTTGGCGGCGGCTGGGGAGTTGACGGGGCATTCTACCACGTTGATAAGGAAACATTACAACAAACTTCGGAAACTGGACCTGCTTCGCTGGAAACTGACCTAATTACCAA
This window of the Bacillota bacterium genome carries:
- a CDS encoding tripartite tricarboxylate transporter substrate binding protein — translated: MYTLGGVSLKRFCPLVLVLILAISVIVGCAQNGEEGEGEFNYPTKTIKYVVPFNPGGQSDLEARRQQKPLEEKLGVNVVIENKPGGGGAVGWSELVRKDPDGYYLTGMNIPHIILQPLARENAGYETDQVNPVALFQGTPIGLAVQPDSPYNTLDEFIEAAKAKPGQIIVGGSGTYSGHHITLMQLQDKTGAEFQYVPSQGAAPSLQSFLGGHVDALLANSNDLVQQEENMKILAIGSKERFESLPDVKTFMEQDIDMTASIDRGVAVPPETDKRIIEKLEKAFLEIAKDEEIRAQMKEEGFLPLAMGAEESKQYINEMKDKYSAILEKVQAEAK
- a CDS encoding D-galactarate dehydratase, whose protein sequence is MTEPIFYGYKRENGRVGVRNHVAILALDDISNAAVEGVASIVQGTLPLPHAYGRLQFGEDLDLFFRTMIGTGCNPNIAACVVIGIEPNWTNKIVDGIAKTGKPVAGFAIERNGQYKTIETAARKAHEFVQYATELKRVECRGSELTVSVKCGESDTTSGLASNPTVGVVVDRVVEWGGTAIFGETSEITGGEDIVAERCATPEVKEAFLKMHTDYMKLIEGQGVDLLGSQPTQGNIAGGLTTIEEKALGNIQKIGRKAMVKSALKEAEAPKGTGLHFMNSSSAAAEMVTLCAAGGAVVHLFPTGQGNIVGNPVLPVVKLCANPITVATMSEHIDVDLTGLLRREMDLEGAGDKLMDMMLRACNGRMMSAEILGHKEFIMTKLYPSA
- a CDS encoding C4-dicarboxylate ABC transporter permease, which gives rise to MPADFIAALSNIAQPTNFLIMAIGVGFGIIVGALPGLTATMAMALLVPFTFTMDAVPALMTLGGIYVGAIYGGCIAAILVNTPGTPSAIATTFDGFPLTKKGKAEHALVTAAFSSAVGGVIGAVVLLLLSPPLASIALKFGPPEYFWLSIFGLTIIATLASGSMLKGLIGGGIGLLLSQIGIAPLGGEMRFTFGLYQLQAGLSLIVVLIGFFCIPEVLSMIEKKFSQHDSINYKPQKGIAKGIISDLIKKPILLLRSAVIGAFVGIVPGAGGNIAGLVSYNEAVRWSKKPKEFGKGNIDGVAASEAANNAEVGGSLVPLMTLGIPGAAPAAILLGALMLQGMRPGPELYINYGDITYTFLFSLIVANIVMGVMAFYGARHVAKLINLPVSYLAPMVVFMTVIGSYAIRNNITDVIIMILFGLVGYVTKKAGFHPGPIVLGLILGPIAENGLVQSMLMGKSAGSMFEVFFTRPLSIILIILCLVSAGWPLISNLRNKTPDKEADANA